The genomic region AACCCGTGCTTCAGGCTTGAGGCGCTAAGAAAGCGAGGTGGCACTTCAGTCAAAATCAGGTTTGATTCGGGCCCAACATTTTTGAGATGGCACTTCATGTAATTAGCAAAGCTATGAAATTGTGAGATGAGATGTTCACAGCTTTCAATCCTTTGTTTTTGGATCAGTACCTTACGTTGAGAACGAGAAACCTTACTTTTTTAAAGTACGAAGTTGGCAGAAAAGATTTGGAGAGTTTTCTACTTTTTAGACCAAAGAAAGGAGTAAGCTAAGACTATTGGGTGTGGAGGgacttgggttgggggcattgctCGACACATGGCGAGGGTGGGATCCACAAGCTAATACTAAAAAACTAGGGGTGTAGTGGAGCGTCGCTTAGCTGGGCGTGGCCAGCCATGtggaatttttaaaaaaaaactacaaacCTACATTGAACCAGCCAACCACAGCCTGCCAagtcaaccccccccccccccccccccccaggcaGAATCTCCACGCCAAGCGGCCAACGCTGATCAAAACGCCAACCCAGGGTGGAGCCCCCGGCTTTAAACGGCCAAAACGCCCAAAACCCACGCCCACACCCAACAGTCAATGTGAAACATAAAACACTTTTATGCAGATTTTTCTGCACTGTACAGTGCACACTGCACAACTCTACAACATTGACTCTTTGCTGCAAGTAATAGAGATTTAAAACAAGTTTAGTTTATTCAAGGTtctaaaaatttaatttaaaatataataGTTTATCAATATTTTGGTTCTTTGAGGTTTATTAGTTCTATATATAGCTTATTTTTGGTTCTATAAAAACATAAAGCTTCTAGAATTGAATTATAgtttttttatcttatttttttgtttaaagATTAATAACGTAGAAAATATTCTCTAAAATTATATATAGAGATTTTTAGTACCAAACGCCTCGTTTACGTGAAGCTCACGCCTAGCGCTTTGCGCCTTGGTTTTTAGGGCTGCAGCCATGGAGAATTATTATTTTCATAATTATTATTTGTCatcatttaatattaatttatcaatgaatttttgaaaatgacaaaaactCACAGATTTAACCACTTGGTGGCAGCTCAGAGCGTTTCTAATCGAGTGTTATTTAGTCAAAAATGATTTTTTGTTCTAGCCTTTTAGGGGCTTTTGTTGGAGTGTACTTGAAAATCTGCAAGTGTGGGTGTGGGGGTTGATTGCTGGAAGTGGGCTTTCGATACATCAGGTATGTTCACTGTTCGAAGTTTCAGGAATCATCTGCATCAGGCTATTAAGGTTAATTTCCTGGACTGGAGAGTGTCACTAAATAGGGTCTCAACGAACCTGGAGGATGTTTTGTCCATGGTATGTCCTTTGATTCGTGCCAGCTGTACCGGAGACAGTGGATTATCAAATTTAATGATAATGTTCTGGGAGACTTCAATGGTGAAGCTGTGATAGGCCAGGTATACCATATAATGGCGCATATTATTGTATATCAATTCGGTTGGCAAATAAATAATCTTGCGATATAATTTTCAACAAAATAAAGTTGGGTTATGCAACTGGAAGCCACTTGCAGATTGTTTCTTTGTCTCTTTATCTACAGTTTCCCTTGTTATGATCGGGGGAGAAAGAGTTTGTTTACGAATGCTGCATAACTTCTACGGCTTCACCTGCATCGATAGAGGGTTCTTACGTGTTTATCCCGGGCAGGCGTGTCGTGCTATGCTCATCATATCATTTTTAAGCATTTGTATTAGATAAATTTGTAAAATGTGTGTAATCTGTTTGCAGATTGGCGGATCCACAAGGAAGCCCCTTTGAGGTTGAAATTGCTAGATTTCCTTTGGTTTTGCCAGAGTACATCTTCTGATGCAACTATTCTGTTATCCATGGTCACTATCTTGGCTTAAAGCCGTTTGTTTGATTTCTGTCTCGACCCGTTAGTTATACTTGTTAGGTAACTGGCTCGCTCTTGGTCTTTTCGGGTTGGGTCTGTTCACAACTGAATATCGTTTTAAGGTTTGCTTTATATTCCCGTCTGTATTATCGAttccgctgcaacgcgcgggctCCCCACTAGTTATATAATAGAACTTAATCTATCATATAAATTAATACTGTATATATGTGGATGCTAATCAACAAAATAAATGATGGTTTCCCCATTCTAATTTACTCATTGAGTATTATGTAATATTGGGACAGTAACACTAAATTTAATTACTTAATTTTTACGATCATGTGTGCCTAATAAATAGATAATTTGATGCGTTACATGTCACAATTATGTGAgcccaaaatgattttatttCGTTTCTCTTATTTCGTCTTTTTGTACTCTATTTGTTAGTAAAAAGAAGTTAATTAAAAAATGCGATACTAATAAAAATGTGTATTTTTTAACGTTTcgtttattcaacccgtgtaacacacggggttcTAATCTAGTATGCAATACACTAAATTTGTTATATAATTTATTAGTGGGAATTTGaagtattaaaataaataaataaaagttaaaaatcCTAATGAACTACTGAACACAAAGGAACAAAAACGAACACTTTACTGAAAGTTTACGAACATATATGAACGAACGTAGCCTCAGTTCATATTCGTTTGTTTTActaaatgaacaaaatttcttattattgttcgttgaacaaacacaaatgaacttCTGCCGAACGATAACTTTTGCTCCAATAAAGGCTCTTCTAATATTCTTTTATTAGTAACTATATTAGTAATGATCAACTATTGGTGTCTGTTATCTAACATAAataacttaggggctgtttggcaatatctgaatggttaagtgctgaatcagtaagaggtctgaaccattaagtgttgaaccagtaagagtgtctgaaccattaagagcctatataatgcttaaccgtttagaggcaaatgtctgaccaattgagattagaggttttaaccattcagactctgtataaggggttgtttgtttaccttttaatgagacggaaaattggtttttaataaaccaacctttgtcccgttggtaaataataatcttacctacgtaattggtatacaataatcttacctatcaacatgttggtactcaatgaatttccgttaattttttttaactgaagttaatttttaagttttatttattacacaaaaagtccctgtagttgtaatttactagttttaactattttataaaacaaaaaaacctcaagggactgtaatttactagttttaaaatagttaaaaccagtaaattacaactacagggactgtttgtgtaataaataaaacttaaaaactaacttcagttaaaaaaattaacggaagttcattgagcaccaacatgttgataggtaggattattgtataccaattacgtatgtaagattattatttaccaacgagACAAaagttggtttattaaaaaccaattttcctaatGAGaatcttaatggttcagacatcttactgattcagcacttaatggttcagactgtttgtttcgcgagcagatgtctgaatggttcagacatttgcctctgaatggttaagttttatactgagtctgaatggttaagacctttaatctgaattggtcagacatttgtctctgaacggttaagcattatactagctcttaatggttcagaccccttactggttcagcacttaatggttcatacCTCTTACtaattcagcacttaaccattcagaagttgccaaacagcccctaaatcttaaccattcagagacaaatgtctgaaccattcagacatctgctcgtgaaaaaaaaaacagtctgaaccattaagtgctgaaccagtaagagatatgaaccattaaaagcctcattaagaggtaaaccaACAACCCCTTAATATATCTTTTGTCTTTGAGCGCCTTTTGGTTTCAATTAAAAAGAGTCTTTTAAGGGCTTAGAAAAAACTTCAAGATCTTTGAATAATTGTAGTACTAAACAAACCCAAACACCCCTCAATTGAGAATCTACAATTGAACCCTTAGATTTCATAGCTATAAAGagtaagttttgtaaaaagaaaaaaaagaacaaGAACCTATTCCAAATTCACTAAGTGTTGAGCAATAGCTACACCAATATCATTAAATAAAACTATGACACATtatcctatatattaaaaaccaGACCTTGTGAATAGTATATGAGGGTATTTTATTGTCTTTTCTAAATATATAAACACCAAAAACACGGTCATCATCACTTTCTCATCTCTACAACCCACTTCATTTCAAAACCCTAACACCAAACCTACCATCACCGCTCCACCATCACATCTGTAAAGCACACACAGGTTAGGGTTCTACAGAGAGGAGTAAGAGCGACAGATTACAGAGGGGAGAGCGGAGCGACGGTGATGGAGGCACCGACCGTCGTCTCCTGCTGGCCAACCAGCTGTTAGGACGGTGGTGATGATATGGTGGTATGCCGCAGCGTTGGGGACGGAGCCATCTCCATCTCCATCTCCATCTCCATCACCACATCGACCACCGCCCtccatcatcgtcctcaaccccAAACGCCGTCGCACCCCGCCACCCACTCCGTCGCACACATCCGCCTCCAACCAACCTCCATCTCCATCACCACTTCCCCGTCGCTGGTTCTCACCACCACGCCCTCAGCTGTCTTCTCCAACCACACCGGAACCACCACGCACCATCGTTCGCTCTCATCTTCGTCGCCGGTCTCCGATATCAGGTAAGTCAGCGAAGTAGAAAATAGATCTTGTATAGACCAAATCATTCCAGATGATATTTTGTGATTCTCTGAATTCAAGAAAGTGAGAGAGGGAGAGGGGATTGGGTAAATGATGGTGAATTAGGGGCCCCAAGGTTTGGACCACCATACAAAAAATACGAGGCCATTCTTTAAGTTTGTGGGGACATGTGGTACGAAAGATGTTCGATCAAATGCCCAACCCAAATTTTACACTTAGAAATGACGAGTGTCCTATGTGTTAAAGTTGAAAATATCATGCTCCTCTAGAAACTCTTTGGATGTCTATTTTCTTATTGGGTGGGTATATTATTGGTGTTACACTGTTCCTTGTATCTTATAAGCTAATTATTTGATCAGCggagaaaaaagaaaaagaatcaACAACTCCTGCTGCTCCTACAATTGAACGGCCTGTACGGCAACGGAAGTCTGTAGAACGACTGGTTGCTGTCATTAAGAGAGACAATACCAATTACCAAGGAATTCCATATATTaaaggttgttttttttttcatttagaATTTTAAGACTGTTCTTGCTGTTTGTCTTTAAATAACTCAACTAAATTTCCTATATTTGTTGTTATAATGGCAACTTGCAGGGTTGTGGTACAGCACTGAAAGATATTCCCAATGGTAAGGTTTTATGTTCACTTTCTCATATTTATTTTTCCATTTCCTTCTTGCATTAAACACCCCTTGATTTGCTGTCAAAGAATCTTTCGGTTTTAAAGTAATATAAATTGTAAAAGATACCTGCCAGATGCGTTTTCAGCATACTGTAACTTTTGCTCTACAGGAATCATTACTTCGAATTTGTAAATTTGATTGTGTTCCACATGTTTTGTGTATTCTGTACTCAATTAAGCACATTTCTAGACATTCGATCAGTATCCAACATTTTTAATTGAACCATGCTCTGAGTCTAACATTGCATCTTTGGGGACTGATAGAGTAGAAAGTAAGAAAATTGACAACAATGTGAACAAAACGTATATTTAAATGTGTACTAAATTATGTCTTACATTTCAGTTGCATACAAGTTATCAAAGAGGAAGGCGAACGATGACACTCTCAAACTGCTCCATACTATCTTATTTGGGAGGAGAGGAAAGGTAATCAAACTTCAGCTCATGGATGCTATGAATCTATATGGTCTTTTATGTGGTATCTATTGATCCTCTTTGATGTATATTTTGTCGATGTCTAAAGTTTACTATAACGAAGTACAAACCCTACATTGGTGGTGCGAATCATGCACATAAATTGTAGTTAGTAATCATATACATTAATAAACTTCTGTAAGTATGGACTTCGGCAGCAGTTTATATAGTTCTATCTATATATTGGCTCCCGTTTTCTTTGATGTTCTTGTGCACTTTGTGGGCTTACACTAGCCTAAACTTGTTGATACCTAACATTAAGCTTGGATTGAAATTGCAGGCTTTGCAGGTCAAGAGTAATATCTTGCAGTTTTCTGGCTTTGTCTGGCCTGATAATGAGGTAATAATGAGGTAATAATCATTTCATCTACAGTAGAATGTTGATGTTATTTTCTCACTAGCTATTTTCTTTTTAAAGTTACAAGGTATGACAAGCATGCATATGTagagaataaataaataaatagatatttACACGTGTGACGCAAGAaatccaaaagaaaaaaaaaacgttttaatGCTTTATAATCATATATGCTAACCACAATGTAAATCGCGCAACGCACGTCGGGCAATGGCCCTAGTTTTATAAATAAAGGTTGAAAGGTAGAGTTCCATGACCCAAGGAATTTGTGTAGTATCCGGATTTCCTCTTACTGACAATATTATCTACTTTGCCAAACAAGGAGCTCATGGATTTGTTTGATGGTGCCTAGTGGAGACTCCTAGAAGGTCACTTGTTCTTATATTACTTTCACATAAACATTATTAACTATAGGCTTTTTCTCTCATCTACTATCATTAAACCCAAAACGTATTGGTGATATCTGAGACATAACATTCCTTATATTCTTGTATCTGGTGCGGACAAATTAGACCAAACCAATGTGCCATTTGCTCCACCATCGATATTGTTTGTAGTAATTACACATCAAATTACTTGATGTGCTTACAATTACACATTAAATTCACACTATTTTATCCTGTTATTTTGTTGTTTCCTTATATATTATAGTAAGTTAGTTGTCACACCTCGATCCGCAGTGGATTATTGATCGGAACGAGATGATTATTCATAGCTCATGATAactattataaatttacatattTAAAGCATAACCAGAATAAATGTCATGCATAATAGAAAAATATCAAATAGTTCATACAATACCAATGTAATAAACATAACAAAAACTATCAAATTTATTAACTTAGGCACATCCTAAGTGTCTTCATCTTTAACTCATCTCAAACTTGTGTACCTGTATCATGCGTAAAAATGTTTTTAGGTCAATATAAAGTTTGTGAATAgatctaagttttttttttaataaaatattttactttattaatttttaaaataaattaaCATGCAATTTCAAGTAAATATAAAACATCCATATCCATCCAACAAAACCAATAATCACCAGAACCAAATACGATAATGAAACATGATCTTATGAAACAATATGAGATTCAAGCCCCGAAGAGCGAATCTAAGTAATAGTCGCGATACCTAGTTCAACCCATGGTCGTGGGGAACCAGTCAGCCAGTGGATCCACATGAAACAATATGACACAAAGCGAGTAACAAGTAGATACATGTACATGACACAATGGACACAAGTAAACGTAACACATAACACCACTTTGATTTGCATGTTGATGATAAGAAGCAAAACTAACATTTGACACATGATACACCCCAAAATAATTTAATAACAAAAAGGGAGAAAATAGAtctactcacagttttgcgttcttTTGATCCATTCGTAAACTACACGAGTATTGAGGGAAAACTCTAAAAGACAATAATCACCCTAAAGAAATAAATAACAACCAAATTAATAAACTCTATAACTTAGGGTTTTTGTCTAACCTaaactatatataaaataatactaACCTAACTACTAAATTAATATTTGTAACTAAATAACTAATGTGACATATTAAAAATGTTAACCATTAAAATGCTTATGTCTACATTTTAATATGATAGTATACTAAttctaaaaatccttttaacTTCCAATATCTATAATTTAGTCCAAAATATTAAATTCACAAATAAAAATCTAATATTGTGGAAATAAAGTGACAagacaaaataataaaaaaatacgtcattataagttaaaatattaattcaATCAATTAAGTAGTGGGATTTAGAACTAGTAGAATTTTTCCGGAAGTTAAGTAATAGGATCAAAATGGTGAAAAGAAAGAAAACTCAGGAAGTCAtagaaaagaaaattatttaaaCTAAAATGAAATACTCTTTAGAAAATTTCCCTTAAATGAACCTTTAGGCCCCAGGCCCATAAAACCCATACGTTACACAAGCCCATAAACCCAACCGGTCTActaaaaccctaaccctaatcaCACTCCTTTTGCACATCCAACCCTATATATCCACCACACCGCCATTGCATCATCATTCAGCACTCTTCTTTCTATCTTCTCTGATTTCATTTCTTCATCCAATTGGTAATCACTTCTTCATTTTCCTCTTCTGTATTCATTTCCTTTCGAAATTATTATTAGTGCAGTGATGAAGCATATATTGTGGACTAGAGTTTCTGATATTGGGCTCTTCTTCCCATTTTATTTTGACGACAAACCCTTGGCTGTCTGAGCACTGTACCTTTCATCTTATTCATAAGCTTTCCACTGATTTTTTAATATTCTTTTTATAAAATTAGGTTAAGAGCTAATGATGAGAAATACAATTATCTTAGCGGATTTCAGTGAGATTACTTTTAATCAATGATCTGATTGTTACACACACTGAAGCTCTTCAatctcttttttatttatttttttgtatgAGATGGAATGTAAATAATAATAGCAGTGATGAGGCAAAACACATGAGGATGTGTTAAGGGAAGTGGACAAGACGATTAAAACCGTTTTGCCGTGATCCTCAATTTAAACGACTTCTCCTTCCACTGagcttttttttttatttattttcattccaACTTTTATTCAAATTTACATGTTTTTGTCTAATTTGTTttacacatatatatgtatatattattgAAGAGATATGCGGCGTCCATTTACCAATTCTGGAGGATAAGTTGGTTCCTCACGGTGTAATGGCTCGGACGCCATATTAATATTTGTGGCCATCCTGATCAATGGGTCCTCAATACCATTGCATCCTGGAAACACCTCATACATTTTTAATTTTCATTCAATATGAAATCAATTGTAACTAGCTATTGCTCTAAATATGTTAAAGATCCTAAAAAATGTTAATGCCACTATGCCAATTGGATGTCAACACTAATAGTCTTAAGCGAAGCTAGATTAAAATACATCAGTGAAATAAGTTTTAACCTATGTAAAAGTTAGTGGTTATGGTTGTGCTTTGGTATTTTAACTGCTTGTAACCGGTTGACGACATTGTTGAAGATATTAAAATGTTGAGCAACTGTGGTTTTAGTAACAGATTTGTTTAGAAAAGTGTAAAGATTTAAGCCTtttagggtataaggagtggttaaacactttaaagtggcaaaccaaaaaaccgaccaatgagagcacgccatgtcaattaggcaaaagtgtttaaattttggtgaaaaatgttggcaatggtttaaacacttggtgaagtggtaaactatttttttttaaaaaaaggaaaaatgtgtgattggttgagataggaatggaccccacccacaatACCCTCCCTCTCTCTCCTTCTCCCTCTTCTCGAATCGGTAATCCATCACCGATTTTGCTCCTTTGCCGCGTCCCAAGTTTGCCGGCCGTGGTGTTTGCCGCTCGGCAAACACGTTTGCTGTTGATTGCCACATGCCACTCCGTATCCCCTTAGGTTGTATTGGACCTCTGTGTTACTTGCCACCCTATGCTAATTATAGGCCAGGGTAAAGATGAAGAAATCAATGTAGTTGAAGATAGCATGCCGAATTTGTtgtgttttttgtgtttttatgtaTGTTGCTAAAACAATCTGATAAACACTTGCAAGGTTTGTATGGAATTCATATATGACTTTATCAGCTGGTAAGTTTTTACAGAGTTTTAGGTTTAAGGGATATTTGGCCTAATCTAATAATAAATGAAACTAGTAATATTGCAGCCAAGTGTTGTGGCGTGGTCGTTATGCAAAATTCAAATGAAGGATTCTAAGTAAAACGCaaacaaattttttttgaaaggcaaacCAAACTTCTATTAAAACAAAACGCCGGATAAACAACCGTTTACTCAACGTTAAACACCAGCATTACATAAGTTAAAGCCTCATACAAGCCAAATCAAAATTACACCAAGCTTCTCAAGTTTAATCGTTACGTTTCGCCTTATTTTTAACCCACAAAAAACCATATCTTCTAATTTCTTCCTGAATTCTTGCCATGTTCACATGCTTCTTGTTGAATGTGACATCGTTTTGATTCTTCCACGTAACCCAAAGTG from Helianthus annuus cultivar XRQ/B chromosome 10, HanXRQr2.0-SUNRISE, whole genome shotgun sequence harbors:
- the LOC110883867 gene encoding anther-specific proline-rich protein APG — encoded protein: MIWWYAAALGTEPSPSPSPSPSPHRPPPSIIVLNPKRRRTPPPTPSHTSASNQPPSPSPLPRRWFSPPRPQLSSPTTPEPPRTIVRSHLRRRSPISAEKKEKESTTPAAPTIERPVRQRKSVERLVAVIKRDNTNYQGIPYIKGLWYSTERYSQCCIQVIKEEGER